In Gemmata obscuriglobus, a single genomic region encodes these proteins:
- a CDS encoding thioredoxin family protein → MTTTILAAIALSGVLAPAAKPEFQTHTDYASALKLAASEGKPMAVLIGTGNPFAKVLNDSAMTDEAAKLLRDKFVCVAVDTGTAKGAELASQFQLTDGLVISSTGGTYQALRQPGAVSAGDLANHLSTYASAPNTPSTTVTVGAPAAATSAPYTAYPAPLYRGSCSGGGCSGVIQSGYLPTVGGCASGRCPTVIQGGYVLPTMGGCANGRCPTAR, encoded by the coding sequence ATGACCACGACGATTCTGGCTGCGATCGCCCTGTCCGGTGTGCTGGCCCCGGCTGCAAAGCCCGAGTTCCAGACGCACACCGATTACGCTTCCGCCCTGAAGCTCGCGGCCAGTGAAGGCAAACCGATGGCGGTGCTGATCGGGACCGGCAACCCGTTCGCCAAGGTGCTGAACGACTCGGCCATGACCGACGAGGCCGCCAAGCTGCTTCGTGACAAGTTCGTGTGCGTGGCGGTGGACACTGGCACCGCGAAGGGCGCGGAACTCGCGAGCCAGTTTCAGCTCACCGACGGACTGGTGATCAGCAGCACCGGCGGCACCTACCAGGCGCTGCGCCAGCCCGGCGCGGTGTCGGCTGGGGACCTCGCCAACCACCTGAGCACCTACGCGAGCGCTCCGAACACCCCGAGCACGACCGTGACCGTGGGCGCCCCGGCGGCCGCCACCAGCGCGCCGTACACCGCGTACCCGGCCCCGCTGTACCGCGGGAGTTGCTCCGGGGGGGGCTGTTCGGGCGTGATCCAGAGCGGCTACCTGCCGACCGTCGGCGGCTGCGCGAGCGGCCGCTGCCCGACCGTGATCCAGGGCGGTTACGTGCTGCCGACCATGGGCGGTTGCGCGAACGGCCGCTGCCCGACCGCTCGCTAA
- a CDS encoding PQQ-binding-like beta-propeller repeat protein, with protein MSPIRAFACVLLLVPPVAGAEPEVWPQWRGPTRDGLVAGAAWPDKLGGDALKRVWRVENLGPSYSGPIVTADRVFTTQTVDKKTEVVTAHDRKTGKELWKVSWEGAITVPFFAAKNGSWIRSTPAFDGKTLFVAGIKDLLVALDGATGKERWRCDFVKEFGAPPPDFGFVCSPLVDDTGVYVQAGGCFAKLDKATGKVLWTALKDGGGTMGSAFSSPVFARLAGKEQVLVQTRTKLAGVDRGTGEELWVKEIPSFRGMNILTPVPVGDDGVFTSTYGGNTRLLRLKSDGGQYSAQDAWSFKYEGNMTSPVVVAGHAYLLGKDKRLLCTNLETGKEVWRSEERFGDYWSLVANRDKVLALDQRGTLYLFRASAKEFDLLDQRKVADAETWAHLAVCGDEVVIRDLTGLTMWRWGVR; from the coding sequence ATGAGCCCGATCCGTGCGTTCGCCTGCGTGCTCCTGTTGGTTCCGCCGGTGGCGGGCGCGGAGCCAGAGGTGTGGCCCCAGTGGCGTGGCCCCACCCGGGACGGTCTTGTCGCCGGTGCCGCCTGGCCCGACAAGTTGGGCGGCGACGCTCTCAAACGCGTCTGGCGTGTCGAGAACCTCGGCCCCAGTTACTCGGGACCGATCGTGACCGCCGACCGCGTGTTTACGACCCAGACCGTGGACAAGAAGACCGAAGTCGTCACCGCCCACGACCGCAAGACGGGAAAGGAGCTGTGGAAGGTTTCGTGGGAGGGCGCCATCACGGTGCCGTTCTTCGCCGCGAAGAACGGGAGCTGGATTCGCTCGACTCCGGCGTTCGACGGGAAAACGCTGTTCGTTGCCGGTATCAAGGACCTGCTGGTCGCGCTGGACGGGGCCACCGGGAAGGAGCGGTGGCGGTGCGATTTCGTCAAGGAGTTCGGCGCTCCGCCCCCCGACTTCGGGTTCGTCTGTTCGCCGCTCGTCGACGACACCGGCGTGTACGTCCAGGCCGGCGGGTGCTTCGCGAAGCTCGACAAGGCTACCGGTAAGGTGCTCTGGACGGCACTCAAGGACGGCGGCGGGACCATGGGGTCCGCGTTCTCGTCGCCGGTGTTCGCGCGGCTCGCGGGCAAGGAGCAGGTGCTCGTGCAGACGCGCACGAAGCTCGCCGGGGTGGACCGCGGCACCGGCGAGGAACTGTGGGTGAAAGAGATCCCTTCGTTCCGCGGGATGAACATTCTCACCCCGGTGCCGGTGGGCGACGACGGCGTGTTCACCAGCACCTATGGCGGGAACACCCGGTTGCTGCGGCTGAAGAGCGACGGAGGCCAGTACTCCGCCCAAGACGCCTGGAGCTTCAAATACGAGGGCAACATGACTTCGCCGGTGGTGGTGGCCGGCCACGCCTATTTGCTCGGAAAGGACAAGCGGTTGCTCTGCACGAACCTCGAAACCGGCAAAGAGGTCTGGCGTTCGGAGGAGCGGTTCGGGGACTACTGGAGCTTGGTCGCGAACCGCGACAAGGTGCTGGCCCTCGACCAGCGCGGGACGCTGTACCTGTTCCGCGCGAGCGCAAAGGAGTTCGACCTGCTGGACCAGAGGAAGGTCGCCGACGCGGAGACGTGGGCGCACCTCGCGGTGTGCGGCGACGAAGTGGTGATTCGCGATCTGACCGGGCTGACGATGTGGCGGTGGGGCGTCCGGTAA
- a CDS encoding serine/threonine-protein kinase — protein sequence MATPVTTAAEYCTLLVKSRLLPPEEVSAQYHQWQQEKPGPDDRVDSFRRFLVARKCLTDYQAAIVQRGRADGFFLGGYKILDRIGKGQMGGVYKAVHNFGQVVALKILSASRAKNPQVLGRFQREARLLTQLDHPNVVRAFQVGESGGVHFIAMEHIEGETLADVLERRKRLPWPEVVRLATQTLDGLQHLHERRMVHRDLKPANIMLTPEPAKGKPDTTLDATVKILDVGLGRELFDDSVPESQADAKLTLEGSVLGTPDYLAPEQAKDASTADIRADLYSLGCLVHQCVAGNPPFPESNIMAQMLKHATEKAPPLSTFVSDLPNGFQQVLDKLLAKTPEARYQTPTEAALALKRFTTGGAAPAPNLQPAFKDWLESESQLEAPKLPTARPAKHDSAPALPMKPPAPAPKATAKAAPKVGTAPTPALASTPTPPRAVPTAAPIPVPVPVPLPLPPGEINVELVADSGALMAPEPDRPLWQPDRRDWIMLAVGASGVLSAVGLGYGMARLLRRKPERPESDAGSS from the coding sequence ATGGCTACTCCCGTCACGACCGCGGCCGAGTACTGCACGCTGCTGGTGAAGAGCCGGCTGCTCCCGCCGGAAGAGGTGAGCGCGCAGTATCACCAGTGGCAACAGGAGAAGCCCGGCCCGGACGACCGCGTGGACTCGTTCCGCCGGTTCCTCGTCGCCCGCAAGTGCCTGACCGACTACCAGGCCGCGATCGTGCAGCGCGGCCGCGCCGACGGGTTCTTCCTCGGCGGGTACAAGATCCTCGACCGCATCGGTAAGGGGCAAATGGGCGGGGTGTATAAGGCCGTCCACAACTTCGGGCAGGTCGTGGCGCTGAAGATCCTGTCGGCGTCGCGGGCCAAGAACCCGCAGGTGCTGGGGCGGTTCCAGCGCGAGGCCCGGTTGCTCACCCAGCTCGACCACCCGAACGTGGTGCGCGCGTTCCAGGTCGGCGAGAGCGGCGGGGTCCACTTCATCGCGATGGAACACATTGAGGGCGAGACGCTCGCGGACGTGCTGGAGCGCCGCAAGCGGTTGCCCTGGCCCGAGGTGGTGCGGCTCGCGACGCAAACGCTCGACGGGCTCCAGCACCTGCACGAGCGCCGCATGGTGCACCGCGACCTGAAGCCCGCGAACATCATGCTCACCCCGGAGCCGGCGAAGGGCAAGCCCGACACCACACTCGACGCGACCGTCAAGATCCTGGACGTCGGGCTGGGCCGCGAGTTGTTCGACGACAGCGTTCCGGAATCCCAGGCGGACGCGAAACTCACTCTGGAAGGGTCGGTGCTCGGCACGCCCGACTACCTCGCCCCCGAGCAGGCGAAGGACGCAAGCACCGCCGACATCCGGGCGGACCTCTACTCGCTCGGCTGCTTGGTGCACCAGTGCGTCGCGGGGAACCCGCCCTTCCCCGAGTCGAACATCATGGCGCAGATGCTCAAGCACGCGACCGAGAAGGCGCCGCCGCTGAGCACGTTCGTGTCCGACCTGCCGAACGGGTTCCAGCAGGTGCTCGACAAGCTGCTCGCGAAAACGCCCGAGGCGCGGTACCAGACTCCGACCGAGGCGGCTCTCGCGCTAAAGCGGTTCACCACAGGCGGGGCCGCGCCGGCGCCGAACCTCCAGCCCGCGTTCAAAGACTGGCTCGAAAGTGAGTCGCAGTTGGAAGCGCCGAAGCTGCCGACGGCTCGACCGGCGAAACACGATTCGGCACCCGCCCTACCTATGAAGCCACCGGCCCCGGCGCCGAAGGCGACTGCGAAAGCGGCGCCGAAAGTGGGCACGGCCCCGACGCCCGCACTCGCAAGCACCCCGACGCCGCCACGGGCCGTCCCGACCGCGGCTCCGATACCCGTCCCGGTGCCGGTGCCGCTACCGCTGCCGCCGGGAGAGATCAACGTCGAACTGGTGGCCGACTCGGGAGCGCTGATGGCCCCCGAACCGGACCGTCCGCTCTGGCAACCGGACCGCCGCGACTGGATCATGCTCGCCGTGGGCGCGTCCGGCGTGCTGTCGGCGGTCGGGCTGGGGTACGGGATGGCCCGGCTGCTCCGAAGGAAGCCCGAGCGCCCCGAAAGCGACGCCGGTTCCAGTTGA